The following proteins come from a genomic window of Sandaracinaceae bacterium:
- a CDS encoding four helix bundle protein, with the protein VWLRSMKPIWEQVAKHDRNLARQMRDSAASVVGNLAEGEKRVGGHERERFGTAYGSAGETRVWLLAAAALGYVSDEAVEGPADWADKARATMWKLMHRG; encoded by the coding sequence CGTTTGGCTGCGCTCGATGAAGCCGATCTGGGAACAGGTGGCGAAGCACGACAGGAACCTGGCTCGGCAGATGCGCGACAGCGCGGCGAGCGTGGTGGGGAACCTGGCCGAGGGTGAGAAGCGGGTCGGCGGGCACGAGCGGGAGCGGTTCGGCACGGCGTACGGGTCGGCGGGCGAGACTCGCGTGTGGCTGCTGGCGGCGGCTGCGCTGGGGTACGTGAGCGACGAGGCCGTCGAGGGGCCCGCAGACTGGGCGGACAAGGCGCGCGCGACGATGTGGAAGTTGATGCATCGCGGCTGA